From the genome of Methanomassiliicoccus sp.:
CCGCCCGGGAGACCGTTCTTGGCACGTCGAGGGCTATCATCTCCGCATAACGCTCATGGGCATCGAACACCAGGGGAACTCTTCTGAGGCGGGAGATCAGCAGGCCGATAGGCAAGGTATCCAGGTCGTGGGCGTGTATCACATCAGGCTTGCTACGCCTCGCCTCCCCGAGAGCACGCAGCAAGAATAAGGGATAGTTCAGGGCCAGGGCGATCTGCCCTCCTACCTTTCGAGTGCGGAGCCGATGGACATGGACCCCTTCCATGTCCTCCCGGAGGGGGCGGGCCCAGGTGCGGTCCCATGCTGCCACCACCATGTCATAACCGCCCTGAAGAAGGGCCCTGGCCTCCTTGTGGACCCGGGGATCGGGCCGGTACTCATTGGTGACCAGCATTAGCACGGAGCGGCCCATTTTCCCTCCGCTCAAACGTTCGTGGCGACTGTCCTGCCCTCACGTAGGGCTTCCAGACTCTTCTCCAGCATCACCACGGTCTTCACCCCGATCACTCCGGAGTTTCTCGTCTCCGCGAAGGGGTCCCCAATCGACTGCAGGAAGTGCACCAGCTCCGTCCGGATGGTATTGTTTCGCTCGATGCCCAGCTTGTACGTGTACCCGCTCTCGTAGATGGTGACGTCCTGGGCCACGGCATCGATGAGGGCGGAGCGGTTCTCCCCGATTATCTCTATCTGCCGGACCTTGCGTGGAGCGAGCCAGTTGAGGGTGGCGTGAGCGATAACCCCCGAAGGCATCTCACATGATATGTACGCCGCTTCCTCCAGCCCCTTTCGTCGATAGGGTCTTCCAGTGCAGGTTATCTTCTCTGGCCAGTCATCGAAGATGAAGTTGACCATGTCAAAGAAGTGGGGCGCGAGGTCAACTATCACATCCCGGTCCGCGAAGGGCTGCTCCAGGTTCATCCATACAAAGTTCATGAGGTATGGCCTTCCGAAAAACTTCTGGGATATCAGTCTCCGCATCTCCAGCAAGGCGTTGTTGAAGCGGTAGATATGGCCGACCGACAGGGTCAAGTTAGATTCGCTGGCAAGGTCCACAAGTGCCTGTCCCTCCTGGGACGATAGGGTGAGGGGCTTCTCCACCAGGACATGCTTTCCCGCCTCCAGGGCATCCTTGCAGGCCTGATAGTGAAGGCCGTTGGGAAGGCAGATGTTGACCGCTACCACGTCCTCGTCCTTCAGGACCTCCTGGTAATCGTGGTAGAGGCCCTGGACTCCGTACCGGTCGCGGCAGAATTCCAGGTTCGCATCCATCTGGTCGGATACGGCCTTCACCCGTACCCCTGGTATGTTGGTGTACTCATCGACGATCTTCTTTCCCCAGTAGCCGACCCCCAGAACGGCTACGTCGAAGCGTCTCATCCCTTTCCTCCGTAGTGCTCGATGATGCTTTGGCAGACCCGGTCCACTTCCTCATCGGTCATGGCAGGGAATATAGGCAGGGATAGCAACCTACCGGATTGTCTTTCGCTCTCCGGGTACGAGCCTTGGCTGAACCCGAAAGCGTCACGGTATACGGGCTGCAGGTGTATGGGAACGGGGTAGTGGACACCGGTCTCTATCCCATCTGCGAGGAGATGCTTAGCAAGCTCGTCCCGGTCGTCCGTCTGCACCACGAACAGATGGAACACCGGCGTGATGTCCCGGCCTCCCATCGGGGGCAGTCGGACCTCCTCCACGTCCTTTAGCTTCTCTGTGTAACGGCGGGCTATGTCCCTTCTCCTCTCGTTCCACTCGTTGAGGTGCCTCAGCTGGACTCGTCCTACGGCGGCGTTGGCGGTGTTGAGGCGGGAGGTGAAGCCGAACACATCGTGTATGTACCGGGATGTCCGCCCGCAGTCCCGCAGCTTCCGGATGTCGTCAGCCAATCTCTTGTCGTTGGTTGTGACCATTCCTCCGTCGCCGCCCACGGTCATGTTCTTGGTGGGGTAGAAGGAGAAACAGCCTACGTCCCCGATGGCACCCACTTTCTTGCCCTTATAGATCGCGCCGTGGGCCTGGCAGGCGTCCTCGACGATCTTGACGTTCTCACCCACGTTCTCACGGATCTCGTCCATCTGGGATGGATATCCGAAGAGGTGCACAGGCATGACCGCCGCCGTTCCCTTGTCCACTCTTATCTCCCGAGGGTCCAGGTTATAGTCCTGCGATGAGGAGTCGGCGAACACCGGGGTCGCGCCGGCATGCACCACGGCATTTGCGGTGGCGATGAAGGATAAGGGAGTAGTGACGACCTCCCTGCCTCGAACATTAAGGGCCAGAAGGGATAGTATCAGGGCGTCGGTCCCGGACGATACGGATATGGCGTGATCCGTACCGATGAATCTTGCGAACTCGTCTTCGAACTTGAAAACGCTCTCGCCGAGCACCATGCGCTCGTTGCGGAGGGCGTCGGACATGGCCTGGATCATCTCTTCTGTCACGGCTGGCCGTGATGTTGGGATCTTGTTCATGAGCTCACTTCCTCTCGATCTGATGTGCAGGGTTTCCTACCACCAAGGCCCCCGGGGGAACGTCGCGGGTCACGACCGCCCCGGCGCCCACTAGGGCGTTCTCTCCGATGGTCACCCCGCAAACGATCACGGCCCCGGCGCCGATGGAGGCGCCCTTCTTGATGGTAGTGGGCACGATGTCCCAGTCCCCCACGGCCTTGGGGTATAGGTCATTGGTGAAGGTCACACGAGGACCGACGAATACCTCGTCCTCGATAGTGACTCCAGTGGGAATGAAGGCGAAAGCCTCTATCTTGCAGCGGTCCCCGATGGAAACGTTGCGCTGGATCTCGACATAAGCTGCTATCTTGCAGTCGCGACCTATCCTGCAACCATAAAGGTTGACGTAGTCGCGTACCACTGTCCCCTCCCCGATCTCACAATCGACGATCGAGTGATACTTGGCCAAGAGCTTCATCTGAAAATCAAAGTCGCTCCTTGGCCATAAATATTTGCTACTGGGTAATCGGAGATGACGCTAGCTGGTTTTCGGATCAATGACCTCCTAGCGAGCCTAACACTATAACGATCAAGGAAGAGGTTGGTATCGAAACGACTGCGAAAAGAGGGATGCTTGACCCAATTTCGATCTACATACACCTCTCACTAGCATGGCCTCCCCCCGCAATGTGTGATCGACTTCACCAGAAAATAAAAATGTGAGACATTGACACGATGAGCGAGACAGCTACCCGAGCCACCTTGAAAAGGTCCATGTTTTGGGTTTAGCAGGTCATACATCACATGAATGAGATATACCTGGGAGAAAAAATTGGGGAGGGGTCTGTTCAGACCCTAATGTCATGGCTGTTCTTGTCCCCTCTCCCGATCCCCTTGTATACGAAACCCAGATCGATGTATTTGTCGGGTGCTACCACATTGCGGCCATCGATGATGATGGGGTTTTTCTGACCGGTCAGCTTCTTCATCTTCGCGGGATCGAGATCGAAATAGTTAGAGTGGGCGGTCATCACTGCGATGCAGTCCGCCCCTTTTACAACCTCATCTATGTCCCTATATAACTCCACTTCCGGGTAACTAAGCACGTGGGGATCGTGAACAGTAACCTTGGCCCCTGCTTCCAGCAGCAGGTCCCGATAGGTCTCCGAGGGCGGATTTCTGGCATCGTCCGAATCATTGATGAAAGCCCAGCCCAGCATGGCCACGTTCGCCCCCTCTGGGCGCTTGCCAATGCGGTCCAGCGCGCTCACCGTCAGGTTGAACATATGCCTCGGCATGAAATCATTGACCTTTCTGGCAAGAACGTAGATCGATTCCGAACCCTCAGGATAATCTAGATTGCTGCCACGGACCTTCACGCCACGTTCCAGGTGGTACGTGTCCTTTGTCAAGCAGTGGCCGCCTACGCCAGCTCCGGGCCATAGAATGGCACGGGTGATCCCTTCTCCCTTCAAGCTATCGATGCCTGCCCTCACATCATACACGTTCACGCCCATGGCTTCGCAGTAAAGTGCCAGCTGATTTACGGCTGCGATCTGGAGGTCCCTGAATGTGTTCTCAGCGGTTTTTGTAACCTCGGCTGCGGTGGCCGTCATCTTAATGATCTTTCCTTTCGTCAGTACAGGGGCATAAAGTTCGACAGCACGCTTAGTGCTTGAATCATCGATACCCCCAACGATCCGATCATGTTCCTGGATGTTCTTCAGTAGACGTCCTACCATGACCCTCTCGGGAGCATGCGCCAGTGCAAAGTCCTCGCCCGCGACGAGCCCGGACTCTTCTTCCAGGATCTGACGAGCCATACCGTCAGTGGTGCCCGGAGTGATGGTCGATTCGAGGACCACCAGCATTCCCGGCTGCAGATATTTTCCTGCATTACGTATGCCCTCGTTCAAAGCCCCAAAATCGGGTTCGAGGTCCTTGGGGTTCGCAAAAGGAGTCTGGATGGCAAGAGCCACCGCGTCCATCTCGGAGATCTTGGAAAAGTCAGAGGTGCACTTGAACTTCCCAGCCTTCACAACCTTTGATAACAGCTCCTCCAATCCCGGCTCGTTGCCCTTCAGGGGACATTCTCCCCTGTTCAGCATGTCGATCTTATATCCAGAGGAACTGGATGCTCGTTGAAATCCCAACACAAGATCAAATTTTTGAACATCGGCGAATAGTGCCGCGGCAGGAATTCCCACATACCCCATTCCGATAACACCGATCTTCCTTATTGGCCCCCTCTTCGACAACAATGACTGCAATTTATCCGTCATAACAAACCAACTCGTGCAAATCTATCTAACATCATACGCAAGCGGCGATGCGCCCACCAACGACCCCTCATAACATATTCGCTCAGGGATATGATTTTGTCCCTTGATTCGTTCCACTGTCCTTGGCTAGTTCAAAACTAACAGTCTTTTATATTTTTTGGTATGGCCATAATTTTGAAGGAACCAGAATGCATTTTGGACCTACTAGGCCCACTGATACCTCAAGGAAAACCTAAGGTTGGGTGGGCATAAATATGTTTAACGATCCCTCACCTCTCGCGGAGGCTGCCCCTCGAGACGGATAAAGTTGTCGAAATTTCGATGGACAATAAGACTGTTGCTCCAACGGACCTCTATCAATGAGATCGACCTGGGTTGTCTCAAGAACTCGCGGGAGACGAAGGCTAACCGGGGATAGGTACCTGGTCTCAGGTTGCGCCCCTATTTGACAAAAGCTTAAGAAACAATAACCGCACTGTCCGGAACATGCTGAGGATGGGCGTTATCGGCGTTGGATCGATGGGACAGAACCATGCAAGGATCTATTCTGAGATGGATTGCTTGGAGGGCGTATACGATGCCTTTGCCGAGTCCGCCCAGAGGATCTCCAAAAAGCTGGACACCACTGCCTACTCTGACGTCACCTCCTTGTTGGAGAATGTTGACGCGTTGAGCATCTGTACGCCCACCACGACCCACTACGACACGGCGAGGCAGGCCATAGAGATGGGCAGGTCCGTGCTGGTGGAGAAGCCCTTCACCGGCGATGTGGATAAGGCCAGGGTACTGTGCGAGATGGCCGAGTCTAAGGGAGTGGCCTTGGCCTCAGGGTTCGTGGAGCGTTTTAATCCTGTCGTCGAGGCGACCAAAAACTCGCTGGCGTCGGGGCGCTTCGGTAGCGTGGTCTCCATCGCCTCCAGGAGGGTCTCCTCATTCCCATCTCGGATTAGAGACGTAGGGGTGGTGATGGACCTTGCCATCCACGATATCGATGTCATCCGGCACCTTTCAGCTAAGAACATAGAGTCGGTCTACGCCCTAGGTGGGAAGCTGGCCAATGACCGTTTCGAGGACCATGCGGTCATACTTCTGGAACTGGAGGGCGGGGCCACGGGGATGGTGGAGGTAAACTGGCTCACCCCCATGAAGGTCCGCAACGTCACTCTCACCTGCTCTAACGGCCTGGCCCAGATGGACTACATGGACCAGAGCCTGAGGTTCTCGACGGCCAACTTGATGGGGGTGGACCTCGCCAACATGTCCCAGATACCGATGGAACTGGACACTCATCACGTCCTGGTTCGCAAGGAGGAGCCGTTGAAGAGAGAACTGGCCTCCTTCATGCATGCTGTGGAGACCTCGAGCCGCCCGGACTCCGACGGCTGGAACGCCCTGACCAACATCTCCGTGGCGACAGGTGCCCTGGCCTCCATGAGCAAAGGTTGCCGCGTGGACCTCTGAGGCGTGTCGCAGGGCATTTCCCCATAGTTATCATGCTCCAGTACTACGTCCCAGTTCTTTTTATGCCTGGGCGATATACATCAGGTCCATCATGTTGGTCAGTGTGGTCCTTAACATAATGAACGAGGAAAGGTACATCGCCGATCTGCTTGACAGCCTGGTGATCCAGGAGCAGCCTTTAGAGATAATCGTGGTCGATGCTGACTCTAAGGACCGGACCCGTGATGTGGTGAACAGGTTCGTGAAGAAGTATCCATTCATAAAGCTCTACGTGCACCCGGGGACCAGGGGGGAGAGCACCAACTTCGGCATATCTCAGGCCACCGGGGATGTCATTGCGTTCACCGGCGGGGACGATCTCGCCAACCCTAACTGGATCAAGGAGCTGCGAAGGAGCTTCTCCGAGGGCGCGGACATCGTCGCAGGACGCTCCATCATGATAGGGCTGAAGGCCTGGGAGGACCTTGACCGAGTGGAGCTGTACCATAAAGGATTTGATGTCTCCTATCCCTCGGCGAACATGGCCTTCCGTAGAGAGGTCCTGAAGATAGTTGGCGGGTTCGATACCTGGTTCATCACCGCTGAGGATATCGACCTCAACTACAGGTCCATCGATGCTGGGTACTCCATAACCTGGAACCCTGAGGCCATCGTCTATCGCAGGACCAAGTCCACCGTCTACGGTTTCTTCCACCAGGCGTTCTGGAACGGGGCGGGGAGGAAGCAGCTCACCCTCAAGCATGGTAGCCTGTGGGACCGTTACGATCCCCTACGCATGTTCAAGCAGAAGATGACCTTCTGGGCCCTTGTGCGTTTGGCGGTAGCACTGATGGGCTATGTTGGATTCAAGGTCTTCTCCGACAAGGGCCCGTACGGAAAGAAAAGTATGGAACCGGTCGCTGTATGATGGTAACGCCCAGACCCTGGCCATTATTAATGAGCACTGCCTTATGCGCACTGGGTCTATCTTGAGATTGAGCGTAATAATCCCCACCCTTAATGAGGAGGAATGCATCGGTCAAGTGATCGATGACGTCAGCTTTAGCCTCCGGGACAAGGGCTTTGATTATGAGATCATGGTAGTGGACGGCAGGTCCACCGACCGCACCAGGGACATCGCCAGGGAGATGGGGGCCGTGGTGGTCGAGGAGCCGCGGAAGGGGTACGGCAGGGCCTACAAGACCGGCTTCGAGAAGGCTCAGGGAGAGGTCATCGCCACTCTTGATGGTGACTGCACATATCCCACCGAGAGCATTGTACCTCTGATGGAGATGCTGGACAAGGATGATCTGGAGTTCATAACCACCGACCGCTTCGGTCACATGGAAGAGGGAGCGATGAGCAACATGCACAAGATAGGGAACTTGGCACTGTCGTTCACCACCCGCCTCCTTTTCGGACGCATCATCAGGGACTCCCAGAGCGGGATGTGGGTGTTCCGTAGGGAGGCGTTGAAGAAGATCAATGTGGAGGCGGACGGGATGCCGTTCTCCGAGGAGATCAAGATCGAGGCTTTCAGGAAGCTCCGTTCCCGAGAGGTCATGATAGTCTACCGCCGCAGGGTGGGGGAGGTCAAGCTATCATCCTGGAAGGACGGCTGGAACAACTTCAAGTTCCTGTGGACAAAAAGATTCCTCGGCCCTCGAGACAGGTCCTTGCGATCCTGAAGGTCTCCCTAAGACTGTCCTTGACCTTGGCGTTATATATGCTGGCTGCGGGGTGGTATGCGGGTATCAGCACCTTCCTGCTGCCTCTGACCGTTATCTCCTGAGGCTGGTTGACCTCATCCTTCATCTTCACATCCCGCCCCAGAAGGTCACGAGCCGCGGAGCGGCCCAGGGTTATGATGACCGTGCGATCGGCCAGCTCATCCTCCAGAAAGGGGAAGCACGCTTCCATCTCCTCCGGGGTGGGGGGACGGTTGCCAGGGGGGCGGCACTTCACGGTATTGGTGATGTACACCATAGACCGGGACAGGCCTTCCTCTTCCAGGAGTCGGTCCAGAAGCTTACCAGACCTCCCCACGAACGGCCTTCCCTGCTCGTCCTCCTTAGCCCCCGGAGCCTCTCCTACCAACGCTAGGGGTGAACCAGGGTCCCCATCGGGCATCACCAGTCGGGCGCGCCCCTCGCACAGCCGGCATCTCCGGCAGTCGTTCTCCGGTTTCATCGCCTCAGGATCTCTTCAGCGGTGACCAGTGAGCTGAGCCTTACCTCGATATCCCATAGCTTGGCCTCACCGCCCTCCTGCCTGTTCACCACGCACAGCACGTCCTCCACCACGCCTCCCGCGGCCCGGACGATACCGATGGCCTCGATTACCGAGCCAGCGGAGGTTATCACGTCCTCCACCATCAAAACCTTCTCCCCCTGCTCCAGAGAGCCTTCGACCTTCTTCTGGGTCCCATGGTCCTTCTTCTCCCTGCGCACCATGATATAGGGGACCTTGGTCCTGAGCGAGAGGGCCACGGCCAGCGGAATGGAGCCCAGCACCACCCCTGCGATCTTGTCGAACCTCAGGCCCCTCTGTTGGATCTCCCTCGCCATCTCGTCGGCGATGGTCTCCAACACATCGGGGTCAGTGCTGGCCCTCTTGATATCGATATAGTACGGACTTTTCTTGCCTGATGCGAGCGTGAACTCTCCGTACATCAGGGCCTTGCATCTGACCAGTACCTCCTTGACTCTAGCCTGCATTATCACCACGGCTCCTTCTTCTTACCGAGCTTGAAACCTATTATATTGACGCTGCGGTGGAGGAGGGGGACGAACACCAGCAAAGCTATGAGCGCTATCACGGCCTCGCCATCAAGATAATGAGCCCATAGCCATCCAGGATAGGTAAGCGCGGTCAACCCCAACGCCCCGATGACGAAATCGTACTGGTCCAGCCCCGCGGCCTTCTGTCCCCTCACCATTCCCAGGCGGCGTTTGATAAAAGCCCCTGCCATATCTCCCAGTAGAGACCCCAAAGAGAGTGAGAACACCACTCCAATGGGCATGAGCCCAAGACCCCACCTCCAGCTTTCCGAAGCGTCCAGGGCCGTTGTCAAGATGGCCAGTAGCAGCCCTAGAGACGTACCCGCGGAGACCCCTCCGATCAATCCGGTCCAGGTCTTGCCGTCCCCCAGGATCCGCTTCCCCCTCCATGTCCGGCCGAAGTCGACCGGGGTGCCCCCACCGAACAGCACCGCAGCGGAGTTAGGGAGCAGTGCGGGCAGGAAAAGGAATATGCCGCTGATGGCGACCATGAGGAGGTCCATGAGGCAGGAATGACCATCCCGTAGATTAGCATTGCCCATCCTCCGGAGGTCTATGCTGACGTGGCGACCCTTCGCTAGAGATGCCATTGAAGGGATGGGGGTTAGAAGGATGTTCATACAAAACATTATGAGAAAGAGGCAGAGACCGACGAGGATTACTGGTGCCTAAGATCGATTTTCAACTACTGCTGGCAAATCCATCTATTGTTGAGCTATGGGGTCGTCCTGGCAGCTGAGCGTTTTGCTTGACCTACCGGGAGCATTGGGACCATGGTATGCCCCCAGTGGAAAAATTTTGTTATTTCCCTTTCAACCCATCTTCCTTCGAACGAAGAAGTTCAGAACGTCGTTGACCACGGTGGAGGAGGTTTCGACCTCCAGGCGGTCGGAGAACTGGTTGGCCCTCCGGTCAAGGATGACGGCTACCCCCATGTCGGTCTCCGTGCGTATGAGCCGGCCTATCGCCTGTAGCAACTTCCTGGTCACAGGAGCTTTCACTGTGTACTCCCAACCCCGTCCGAACCTTACCTCGTAATAGTGAAGCAAAGCCCGTTGCTTGGCAGTTGGCTTGGGATAGGGTATGCCCGCGATGATGGCGACCTCCAGCTCCTTGTCGGGGAAATCGATCCCTTCGCTCACCCTTCCACCCATTACTGCTAGTAGCACCGCGCCTTCAGGGGAGCTCTTAAAGCGGCTGACCTCCTCCATCAGATCGCTCTGGCCCATTCCCCGCCGCTCCGTGTACACTGTCCTGTGTATACGGGACAGGAGGCCATCGTCCAGGAAGCGGTCCATGAGGGCATAAGAGGGAAAGAAGACCACCGTGTTCCGGTCCAGTACGTTGCACAGAGAGACAGTATGGCCCTCCATGCGTTCAATTATCTCCTCGTCCTTAACTATGTCCTCGTACCTGGAGGTGACGTCCTCCAGATAGAACACCTTACGGTTCTCGGGAGGGAAGGGGGAAGGGAAGGTCATCAAGGGCGTACCCTTCGGTAGGCCGGTGGAGTCCCGGTACTCGTTCAGGGGGCGCAGCGTCCCTGACATGTGGACCGATGCATGACACTCCATTAAGGCCCTGCAGGCCAGCCCCGGGTCCATGCAGTAGGCCTCGAATGCGGGGTTTTCCCCACCCACTACCAACTTCACGTAGCACTCCTCGTCCAGATCAAGCCAGAACTGAAGGAAGCTCCCTAGGGAGTGCATGTAGGAGCGTGGGAGCCGTCCGCTCTTGCGTTTTTCCTCCCGTATCGTCTCCCCGTACGCCAACAAGGACCTGGTCATGTTGAGAAGCCCTTTGGTGGTGGCAGTGAAGGTGCTCATCAGGCCCTCCTCCAGAAAGATTGGGGGGATCAGACCATCATCCTCTATCAGGAACTCCTCCAAGGCCTCCCGCAGCCTCCTGCGGCATGCATCCACCAAATCTAGTGTGCTTATTCCTTCAGCGATCTCGGGGTCCCCCTGCTCATTTGCCTCCTTGGCCGCCAGATCCAGGAGCCGAGATGATAGCGAGACCGAGCGTATCTCCCGGGCATACTCGAGCAGGTTATGGGCCTCGTCCACAATGACCACCGCATCTGATATGGGGATGTTCATCCAGTCGAGGAGATTGTGCCTGATGAAAGGCATGAAGAAGAAAGCATATGGGGCGGTCACCACGCTAGCCTTGGGCAGGAGGTCCTTGATGAGCTCATGAGGACAAAGGCCTGAGCCGTCACAATAGGTGATGAACTCCTCCACCGTAGGTAGCTCTTCTCTGAAGTAATGCTCCACATCGGCGAAGTTTGTGGACAGGACAGCCTCATAGAACCTGCATCCACCACTCTTACCCGCCCGTGACCTCGCCTTCCGTTCCGCGCACAGTTTCGACAGCTCTTCGGGATTGCCGCTCCGGAGGTCAGGGTCTCTCTGTATCAGCGGGCAAGTGCTCTGCCTCCCCTGAAGGCCGACGCCCAAGACTGGGCGGGACCTGTTGATCTTCCTCAGCTCCAGCATGACCTGCCGTTGCTGGGAGTTCGTTCGGGTGAGGTATATGACCTTCTTATCCTGTTCCAGTGCGGCTTGGAGGGTGCCCGAGAGGGCGCAGATGGTCTTGCCCGTTCCCGTTCCAGACTCCACAACAAGATGCCCCCGAGAGCGGACGCAGGTGGATATGGCGTTGACCAATTCCATCTGGTGAGGCCTTGGGGTATAAGGGAACAGGTCCATTCAGGCACTCACCCCTGAATGGAGGATATGTTTCTTTCGGTAAGGGGAGCGAAAAACAAGTTGGGGGAGTTCAGTCCACCCTGCTCCTCTGCCAGGCATCCTCGCCCAGTTCGTCGTATATGGACAGCTGACCGGTCACATCCCCTTCCAGGGAGCCACTGTCGTCGATAAGCTCAAATATGCGCTCCTTTCGGAAAAGCCAGTAGTGGATCCTCCACTCCCTTCCATCGTAGAGCGTAGTCTCCTCTCTCTCCGTGGTGAGGATTCCAGTATCCTCTAGCATGTAGAATGCATCCCTGTCCTCAGGTTCCAGAATGTTATCGATGATTCTCTCGCTGTAACCAAAGAAGTTGAGAATATGCTGAGCCATCTGCTTGGCCTGATCGTCCGGCATGCCCTCCTTATCTATCCCATTTCGTATGGCAAGGGTAAGCTCATCCAAGGTCAGAGTGGTATCGTGGGCCAACTTTTCACTTTTCATCATCGTTAAACCTTCCAAAGGATATCTGGCTAAACTGTTATCTTCTAGAGTACCGATGCTTTGGTAGCGGTCATATAAACAGTTTGAGAGATATTTATCGTTTGTGAGAACGATATTTCCCTCTTCTGTTCTTGCGCTTTACCTTGCATAGGCCTTACTGTTCTTTCTGAGCGAGCAGTATAAAAATACGGAGGGTCTCAATACCAATAGTGATACCATCATGATTGCAGAGTTCAGCGTCGTACCGATCGGGGTAGGGGAGTCCTTGAGCGCATATGTGGCTGAGTGTATCAAGATCGTCGAGAAAAGCGGTCTAAAATATCAGCTCACGCCCATGGGCACGATCCTGGAGGGGGACTTCCACAAGGTCATGGATACCATCGCCCAGTGCCACCTGAGGGTCCGATCGATGTCCAAGAGGGTGACGACCGTGATCCGTCTTGACGACCGTGATGCACACACCGATGAGATGACGAGAAAGGTCAGGAGCGTTAAAGAAAAAATGGTTGATTGAGAAGAGGTTTTCAGATCTGGAGATAATCCCTGTTACCGATATCGCTGAGCTTGATGAAGCGGACCTCCTCGAAGCCCTTGATCGCGGCTAGCTCCTTCACAGTGTCCTCGGTGACGGGATTGTCCACCGATACCAGCATGAGAGCCCTTCCTCCCTTTTCATCCCGCCCCAGACCCATTCGAGCGATGTTTATGTCACGGCTCCCCAGTGTAGTGCCTATGCGACCGATGATGCCCGGCACATCAGCATGGACGGACATCAAAAAATCACCCTCGAGGGGCATGTCAAGATCGTAGTTGTCTATCCCCAGAAGCCGTGGCTCGGACCCCGGGAAGGCAGTACCGCGCACCTCTCTCCTGACCCCGTTGGATTGCAGGGAGATGGAGATCATATTGACGTAGCGGTCGGACTCCTCGACCTTGGACTCCACGACCTGGACCCCCTTCTCCTTGGCGATTATCTCGGCGTTGATTATGTTGGGCTGTTCCCCGGATAAGTTAGAAAGTACGCCCATGAGGGCGGAAACGGTCAGCATCTTTGAGTCCACCGAGGCCAGGTCGCCGTAGACTGTGACCTGCAGTTTGGCCACGGGGGCATCAGTAAGCTGCACAGCGAACGCTCCTAGGCGCTCTGCGACGGAGATGAACGGCACCACCTTGGGGTCCATACCCCGCACCGGTGCGTTGACGGCGTTGGAGATGCGCTTGTCCACAAGGAACATCTTCACATGCTCGGCCATCTCCGCGGACACCTTCTCCTGGGCCTCCTTGGTGGATGCCCCGAGGTGCGGAGTGACCACGATGTTGTCCAGGGTGAGCAGGTTGGATCCCGTAGGTGGTTCCTTGGAGAACACGTCCAGAGCAGCGCCGGCGATCCTCTTGTCACGGAGGGCCTCGAAGAGGGCGTCCTCGTCGATCAGTTCCCCACGGGCGACGTTGAGGATTATGGCATTGGGCTTCATCTTTGCGATCAGCTCCTTGCTGATCAGGTGATGGGTGCTGGGAGTGAGGGCCGCGTGGATGGTGATAATGTCCGACTCCTCTATAACCTGCTCAAGGGGCATGAGCCTAACCCCGAGCTTAACGGCC
Proteins encoded in this window:
- a CDS encoding Gfo/Idh/MocA family oxidoreductase, with protein sequence MRRFDVAVLGVGYWGKKIVDEYTNIPGVRVKAVSDQMDANLEFCRDRYGVQGLYHDYQEVLKDEDVVAVNICLPNGLHYQACKDALEAGKHVLVEKPLTLSSQEGQALVDLASESNLTLSVGHIYRFNNALLEMRRLISQKFFGRPYLMNFVWMNLEQPFADRDVIVDLAPHFFDMVNFIFDDWPEKITCTGRPYRRKGLEEAAYISCEMPSGVIAHATLNWLAPRKVRQIEIIGENRSALIDAVAQDVTIYESGYTYKLGIERNNTIRTELVHFLQSIGDPFAETRNSGVIGVKTVVMLEKSLEALREGRTVATNV
- a CDS encoding DegT/DnrJ/EryC1/StrS family aminotransferase, with product MNKIPTSRPAVTEEMIQAMSDALRNERMVLGESVFKFEDEFARFIGTDHAISVSSGTDALILSLLALNVRGREVVTTPLSFIATANAVVHAGATPVFADSSSQDYNLDPREIRVDKGTAAVMPVHLFGYPSQMDEIRENVGENVKIVEDACQAHGAIYKGKKVGAIGDVGCFSFYPTKNMTVGGDGGMVTTNDKRLADDIRKLRDCGRTSRYIHDVFGFTSRLNTANAAVGRVQLRHLNEWNERRRDIARRYTEKLKDVEEVRLPPMGGRDITPVFHLFVVQTDDRDELAKHLLADGIETGVHYPVPIHLQPVYRDAFGFSQGSYPESERQSGRLLSLPIFPAMTDEEVDRVCQSIIEHYGGKG
- a CDS encoding N-acetyltransferase, which encodes MKLLAKYHSIVDCEIGEGTVVRDYVNLYGCRIGRDCKIAAYVEIQRNVSIGDRCKIEAFAFIPTGVTIEDEVFVGPRVTFTNDLYPKAVGDWDIVPTTIKKGASIGAGAVIVCGVTIGENALVGAGAVVTRDVPPGALVVGNPAHQIERK
- a CDS encoding nucleotide sugar dehydrogenase; this translates as MTDKLQSLLSKRGPIRKIGVIGMGYVGIPAAALFADVQKFDLVLGFQRASSSSGYKIDMLNRGECPLKGNEPGLEELLSKVVKAGKFKCTSDFSKISEMDAVALAIQTPFANPKDLEPDFGALNEGIRNAGKYLQPGMLVVLESTITPGTTDGMARQILEEESGLVAGEDFALAHAPERVMVGRLLKNIQEHDRIVGGIDDSSTKRAVELYAPVLTKGKIIKMTATAAEVTKTAENTFRDLQIAAVNQLALYCEAMGVNVYDVRAGIDSLKGEGITRAILWPGAGVGGHCLTKDTYHLERGVKVRGSNLDYPEGSESIYVLARKVNDFMPRHMFNLTVSALDRIGKRPEGANVAMLGWAFINDSDDARNPPSETYRDLLLEAGAKVTVHDPHVLSYPEVELYRDIDEVVKGADCIAVMTAHSNYFDLDPAKMKKLTGQKNPIIIDGRNVVAPDKYIDLGFVYKGIGRGDKNSHDIRV
- a CDS encoding Gfo/Idh/MocA family oxidoreductase, which gives rise to MGQNHARIYSEMDCLEGVYDAFAESAQRISKKLDTTAYSDVTSLLENVDALSICTPTTTHYDTARQAIEMGRSVLVEKPFTGDVDKARVLCEMAESKGVALASGFVERFNPVVEATKNSLASGRFGSVVSIASRRVSSFPSRIRDVGVVMDLAIHDIDVIRHLSAKNIESVYALGGKLANDRFEDHAVILLELEGGATGMVEVNWLTPMKVRNVTLTCSNGLAQMDYMDQSLRFSTANLMGVDLANMSQIPMELDTHHVLVRKEEPLKRELASFMHAVETSSRPDSDGWNALTNISVATGALASMSKGCRVDL
- a CDS encoding glycosyltransferase; this translates as MLVSVVLNIMNEERYIADLLDSLVIQEQPLEIIVVDADSKDRTRDVVNRFVKKYPFIKLYVHPGTRGESTNFGISQATGDVIAFTGGDDLANPNWIKELRRSFSEGADIVAGRSIMIGLKAWEDLDRVELYHKGFDVSYPSANMAFRREVLKIVGGFDTWFITAEDIDLNYRSIDAGYSITWNPEAIVYRRTKSTVYGFFHQAFWNGAGRKQLTLKHGSLWDRYDPLRMFKQKMTFWALVRLAVALMGYVGFKVFSDKGPYGKKSMEPVAV